A section of the Pirellulaceae bacterium genome encodes:
- a CDS encoding arylsulfatase: MRSRVRIFIFVFTATSSFAVAHSRPADDKPNVVIFISDDQGYGDMGIHGNNFIHTPRLDRMARDGARLDRFYVSPVCAPTRASLMTGRYHLRTRVSSTSLGHEVMNTEEVTLAEVLRGNGYVTGAFGKWHNGHHPPYHPNGQGFDHYLGVCQGHWNNYFNLLMERNGQPYPTHGYTSDVLTDHAMEFIKTNRDKPFFCYVPYNVPHTPFQVPDKYYDKYAAAGLNASDASAYGMCENMDLNVGRVLDQLDALGIAKNTIVIYMSDNGPNSGKKTPRFNANMKGRKGSVHEGGVRVPFFIRWPGQIASGQVIDTIASHIDVLPSLVELTGTKMGKTLPQDGVSLVPLINNNNQEPAGWPQRMIFSSQTSPGHQWPVPSLHEDLAKTKISVRTPRYRAVTERKDADGKAIWQLYDMQDDPSQKNDIAKKNPRVLADLTAASDAWFADVTRNGYGLLPAPIGGVAHPIINGYETVLLNAQDAQLESRSLTTAWVHRLGNNGWIDNWTTMDFTPWWQIDVRESGKWDVTIHYNAAADAVGTRLRVSAGDQAIEAIITQALVSDPLPRPNRTPMRHYIDKNWATLRVGQLKFEMGAERLRVEVISQTGKLVMQLKDIVLTRPH, translated from the coding sequence ATGCGATCTCGGGTTCGAATTTTTATTTTTGTCTTCACTGCGACGAGCAGTTTTGCGGTAGCTCATTCCCGCCCCGCGGATGACAAGCCCAACGTCGTCATCTTCATTTCCGACGACCAAGGCTACGGCGACATGGGCATCCATGGCAACAATTTCATTCATACGCCTCGCCTCGACCGGATGGCGCGCGACGGCGCGCGGCTCGACCGCTTCTACGTGTCGCCCGTTTGCGCGCCGACCCGCGCCAGCCTGATGACCGGCCGTTATCACCTGCGCACGCGTGTCTCGTCCACAAGCCTCGGCCACGAGGTGATGAATACCGAAGAGGTCACCCTTGCCGAAGTTCTGCGCGGCAACGGTTACGTCACGGGCGCCTTCGGGAAGTGGCACAACGGTCACCACCCGCCGTACCACCCCAACGGCCAGGGCTTCGACCACTACCTGGGCGTTTGCCAGGGCCACTGGAACAACTACTTTAACCTGCTGATGGAACGCAACGGTCAGCCCTACCCCACGCACGGATACACGTCCGACGTGCTGACCGATCACGCCATGGAGTTCATCAAAACTAACCGCGACAAGCCGTTCTTTTGCTACGTGCCTTACAACGTGCCGCACACGCCTTTTCAGGTGCCCGACAAGTACTATGACAAGTACGCCGCAGCGGGTTTGAATGCGAGCGACGCGAGCGCGTACGGCATGTGCGAAAATATGGACCTCAACGTTGGGCGCGTGCTCGATCAGCTCGACGCGCTGGGTATCGCGAAAAACACAATCGTGATCTACATGTCCGACAATGGCCCGAACTCAGGAAAAAAAACGCCGCGTTTCAACGCGAACATGAAAGGTCGCAAGGGCTCGGTGCACGAAGGAGGCGTCCGTGTGCCGTTTTTCATCCGCTGGCCCGGGCAGATCGCGTCGGGACAAGTCATCGATACGATCGCGTCGCACATCGATGTGCTTCCGTCTCTCGTCGAGCTGACGGGAACAAAAATGGGAAAGACCCTGCCGCAAGACGGCGTGAGTCTCGTGCCACTGATCAACAACAACAATCAAGAACCGGCGGGATGGCCGCAGCGCATGATCTTCTCGTCGCAGACGTCACCTGGCCACCAATGGCCAGTTCCATCGCTTCATGAGGATTTGGCGAAAACAAAGATTTCGGTGCGCACACCGAGATACCGCGCCGTGACAGAACGCAAGGACGCTGACGGGAAAGCCATCTGGCAGCTGTACGACATGCAGGATGACCCAAGCCAGAAAAACGACATTGCCAAGAAGAACCCGCGTGTACTCGCCGACCTTACCGCCGCTTCCGACGCTTGGTTCGCCGACGTAACTCGTAACGGTTACGGCTTACTGCCCGCGCCCATCGGCGGCGTGGCCCACCCGATTATCAACGGCTATGAAACCGTGCTGCTCAACGCGCAAGACGCACAACTCGAATCGCGCAGCCTGACAACGGCGTGGGTCCACAGGCTCGGCAACAACGGTTGGATCGATAATTGGACGACGATGGACTTCACCCCATGGTGGCAAATTGACGTGCGCGAGTCTGGCAAGTGGGACGTGACGATCCACTACAACGCGGCTGCGGACGCCGTCGGCACGAGGCTGCGCGTTAGCGCTGGCGATCAAGCGATCGAAGCAATCATCACGCAAGCATTGGTCTCTGATCCGCTGCCACGCCCGAATCGCACACCCATGCGACACTACATCGACAAAAACTGGGCGACGCTCAGGGTGGGTCAGCTGAAATTTGAGATGGGCGCCGAGCGGTTGCGCGTCGAAGTGATCAGCCAAACTGGCAAGCTGGTGATGCAGCTCAAAGACATTGTGCTGACCCGGCCGCACTAA
- a CDS encoding FAD-binding oxidoreductase, translated as MEEVNDIQSQLNSTQVHSVIVPESESDILQALKMAEELDLAISIAGGRHSMGGQQFGTGTILLDMSEFKAVVHFDRENGLLTVESGLMWPELIDYLHGEQAGSSKTWAVRQKQTGVDNVSIGGSLSTNIHGRGLIFPPLISDIESFTLVNHASQKLGCSRQENRELFSLAIGGYGLFGIVTQVTLRLVPRQVVKRRVEVIAVKNLLPNVEAAIEDGFLYGDCQYSVNLGGDEEFHPGVFSCYKPVDEEIPVPENSKHMSGSDWAAMYRMVRTDKEQAFSKYEQYYLGTSGQVYWSDSHQLSNVIEGYIEAVANANETEMITEVYVTKENFIPFMKSVRQDFVQHKVDMTYGTIRFIEPDTESFLAWARERCICIVCNLHVPHTCEGICKAQEDFRRIIDRVIEYDGCFYLTYHRWATRQQVETCYPQFSEFLKLKLKYDPKERFQSDWYRHYSKLFS; from the coding sequence ATGGAAGAAGTTAACGACATTCAATCACAGCTGAACTCGACACAGGTTCATTCGGTGATCGTTCCTGAATCAGAGTCCGACATCCTGCAGGCCCTCAAAATGGCCGAGGAACTCGATCTGGCGATATCGATAGCGGGTGGCCGGCATTCAATGGGCGGACAACAATTCGGAACGGGAACGATCCTGCTCGACATGAGCGAATTTAAGGCGGTTGTCCATTTTGATCGCGAAAACGGATTACTCACCGTGGAAAGCGGATTGATGTGGCCGGAGTTGATTGACTACCTGCACGGGGAACAGGCCGGCAGTTCGAAAACTTGGGCCGTTCGACAGAAACAGACGGGCGTCGATAACGTCTCGATTGGAGGTTCATTGTCGACCAATATCCATGGTCGAGGCTTGATATTTCCACCGTTGATAAGCGATATCGAATCCTTCACTCTTGTTAATCATGCCAGTCAAAAGCTCGGATGCAGCCGACAGGAAAACCGGGAACTGTTTTCGTTGGCTATTGGCGGATATGGTCTGTTCGGCATTGTTACGCAGGTGACGCTGAGACTCGTTCCGCGACAGGTTGTAAAGCGTAGGGTGGAGGTAATCGCCGTCAAAAATCTGTTACCCAACGTCGAAGCGGCGATTGAAGACGGGTTTCTCTATGGTGATTGTCAATATTCGGTCAACCTTGGGGGCGACGAAGAGTTTCATCCGGGCGTCTTTTCCTGTTACAAGCCCGTCGATGAAGAGATCCCGGTACCTGAAAACTCGAAACACATGTCCGGTTCCGATTGGGCTGCGATGTATCGGATGGTTCGCACGGATAAAGAGCAGGCGTTCAGCAAGTACGAACAGTATTATCTGGGAACCTCCGGTCAGGTCTACTGGTCCGATTCCCATCAACTCTCTAACGTGATCGAGGGTTACATCGAAGCGGTTGCAAACGCCAACGAGACAGAAATGATCACGGAGGTCTATGTTACCAAGGAAAACTTCATTCCGTTTATGAAGTCTGTTCGGCAAGACTTTGTCCAACATAAGGTGGATATGACTTACGGAACGATCCGGTTCATCGAGCCAGATACGGAGAGTTTTCTCGCTTGGGCGAGGGAACGCTGTATCTGTATTGTTTGCAACTTACATGTGCCCCATACGTGCGAGGGAATCTGCAAGGCCCAGGAAGACTTTCGCCGAATAATCGACCGAGTGATCGAGTATGACGGATGTTTCTATCTGACTTACCATCGATGGGCAACTCGCCAACAGGTGGAAACCTGCTATCCGCAATTTTCTGAATTCCTGAAGTTGAAACTCAAGTACGATCCAAAGGAGCGATTTCAAAGTGATTGGTACAGGCACTATTCCAAGTTGTTCAGCTAG
- a CDS encoding SAM-dependent methyltransferase gives MKQDQASRTAKFVSNGIYWVSQQPALSIEVPETLSRYTAAMTMHINSQRFWGSARLRRAMLLKQCQVLQAGSVPGIYLHQVLRKRCIESLVRSAVSGGIHQIVIIGSGFDTLSLRLSAEMPWLSIIELDHPATQIVKTAAIERFQLASGKCHFFAVDLSCQTLASALAGCPEYDPKISTLFIAEGLAMYLSEARVREMLQCIAAQALGSKFIFTYMEELKPQNFSFQNERLATSLWLAFQHERFTWGIKSSELPAFLAKSGFQLLEHKTHQDLRLEWLTEKNRQATLAIGENIALVVHPNSGN, from the coding sequence ATGAAGCAAGATCAGGCCAGTCGAACTGCCAAATTTGTGTCCAACGGGATCTACTGGGTTTCCCAACAACCTGCCTTGTCGATCGAAGTACCAGAGACATTAAGTCGTTATACGGCGGCCATGACCATGCACATTAATTCCCAACGTTTTTGGGGCAGTGCGAGATTGCGACGCGCTATGCTGCTGAAACAATGCCAGGTACTCCAGGCTGGTTCGGTACCCGGTATCTACTTGCATCAGGTGCTACGTAAGCGGTGTATTGAGTCGCTTGTACGATCGGCCGTTTCGGGGGGGATCCATCAAATCGTTATCATCGGATCCGGTTTCGACACACTAAGTCTTCGTCTGTCGGCCGAGATGCCCTGGCTGTCGATCATCGAACTGGATCATCCCGCTACGCAGATCGTCAAGACGGCTGCGATCGAACGTTTTCAGCTCGCCTCGGGAAAGTGTCATTTCTTCGCCGTTGACCTGTCCTGTCAAACCCTAGCCTCCGCGCTCGCTGGTTGTCCGGAATACGATCCCAAAATATCAACGCTCTTTATTGCCGAAGGCCTGGCAATGTACTTGAGCGAAGCACGTGTTCGGGAAATGTTGCAGTGCATCGCAGCGCAAGCATTGGGTTCAAAATTTATTTTCACCTACATGGAGGAGCTGAAACCTCAGAATTTCAGTTTTCAGAACGAACGGCTCGCAACATCGCTGTGGCTGGCATTTCAGCACGAGCGTTTTACCTGGGGAATCAAGAGCTCTGAGTTGCCTGCATTCCTGGCAAAATCAGGGTTTCAGTTACTTGAACACAAAACACACCAGGACTTGCGGTTGGAATGGTTGACTGAAAAAAATCGCCAAGCCACCTTGGCAATCGGTGAGAACATTGCGTTGGTGGTCCACCCAAATTCGGGAAATTGA